In Pseudomonas rhizosphaerae, one DNA window encodes the following:
- the flgK gene encoding flagellar hook-associated protein FlgK — protein MSNLISIGLSGLASSQASLATTGNNIANVATAGYSRQSVVNTASGLQNIGVGYLGTGTTISDVRRIYSSYMDTQLQTSTALSNDASAYSAQINSIDKLLSDGSTGISAVLSSFFSAVQTAAANPSDTSSRQLLLTQAQTLSNRFNSISAQFSQQNDSINASLTTLTGQVNKLSGNIAELNKQITAMSGTGATPNSLLDARNENVRQLNELVGVTVQQRDGNYDVYLGSGQSLVTGGSANSLVATPGVADKSQYGLSIQYQGYSTDVTSVTTGGEIGGLLRFRSDALNPAINELGRTAIVVTDTLNSQLGRGIDLNGDFGSSVFSSINSATAVANRSLAASSNSAGSGNLSVSVADSSKLTIYDYNVKFSSASAYSVTRSDGTSMGNFDLGTTPAPVVDGVTLGLNGKVATGDSFVVTPTRSGASAITTTLTDSNKLAFAAPLTGTATVGNSGTGTFTQPVLSSKLDIYSGTALSQLQSGIETSSPVKLVFGKTTDGAQGYSLYNAAGTSIGSGTIVPGQSNNLSLTVPVVGADGQPVNGADGKQLTFKFETTVGGTPAVNDSYTVSFNADGKSDNRNATQLLALQTKATVGATAGNPGMSFTSAYASLVERVGAKASQATVDTKATGAVLTQAKTNRDSVSGVNLDDEAASLVKFQQYYTASSQIIKAAQETFSVLINAL, from the coding sequence ATGTCGAATCTGATCTCCATTGGGCTGTCCGGTCTGGCGTCCAGCCAGGCATCCCTGGCGACCACCGGTAACAACATCGCCAACGTCGCGACCGCCGGCTATTCGCGGCAGTCCGTGGTGAACACTGCCAGTGGCTTGCAGAATATCGGCGTGGGCTACCTGGGCACCGGCACCACGATTTCCGACGTGCGCCGTATCTACAGCAGCTACATGGATACCCAGTTGCAGACCAGCACTGCACTGAGCAACGACGCGAGCGCGTACAGCGCCCAGATCAACAGCATCGACAAACTGCTGTCGGACGGCAGCACTGGCATCAGCGCAGTGCTCAGCAGCTTCTTCTCCGCCGTGCAGACCGCCGCCGCCAACCCCAGCGATACGTCGTCGCGGCAACTGCTGCTGACCCAGGCGCAAACCCTGAGCAATCGCTTCAATTCGATTTCGGCGCAGTTCAGCCAGCAGAACGACAGCATCAATGCGTCGCTGACCACCTTGACCGGGCAGGTCAACAAGCTCAGTGGCAACATCGCCGAGCTCAACAAGCAGATCACCGCGATGTCGGGCACCGGTGCCACGCCCAACAGCCTGCTCGATGCGCGCAACGAAAACGTCCGCCAGCTCAACGAGCTGGTCGGCGTGACCGTGCAACAGCGCGACGGCAACTACGACGTCTACCTGGGCTCGGGCCAGTCACTGGTCACCGGCGGCTCGGCGAACTCGCTGGTGGCAACACCCGGCGTGGCCGACAAGAGCCAGTACGGTTTGAGCATCCAGTACCAGGGCTACAGCACCGACGTGACCTCGGTGACCACCGGCGGCGAGATCGGCGGCCTGCTGCGTTTTCGCAGCGACGCCCTGAACCCGGCAATCAACGAGCTGGGGCGCACTGCCATTGTCGTGACCGACACCCTGAACAGCCAGTTGGGCAGGGGTATCGACCTCAACGGTGATTTCGGCTCCTCGGTGTTTTCCAGCATCAACAGCGCGACCGCCGTTGCCAACCGCAGCCTGGCGGCGTCCAGCAACAGCGCAGGGTCGGGCAACCTCAGCGTGAGCGTGGCCGATTCCAGCAAGCTGACCATCTATGACTACAACGTCAAGTTCAGCAGCGCCAGTGCCTACAGCGTGACCCGTTCGGACGGCACCTCGATGGGCAACTTCGACCTGGGCACGACCCCTGCGCCAGTAGTCGACGGGGTCACCCTGGGCCTGAACGGCAAGGTCGCGACCGGCGACAGCTTCGTCGTCACGCCAACCCGTAGCGGTGCAAGCGCCATCACCACCACGCTCACCGACTCGAACAAGCTGGCCTTCGCCGCGCCGCTCACGGGCACCGCGACAGTCGGCAACTCCGGCACCGGCACCTTCACCCAGCCGGTGCTGAGCAGCAAGCTGGACATCTACAGCGGCACGGCCCTGAGCCAGTTGCAGAGCGGCATCGAAACCTCGTCGCCGGTCAAGCTGGTGTTCGGCAAGACCACCGACGGCGCGCAGGGCTACAGCCTGTACAACGCTGCCGGCACCAGTATCGGCAGCGGCACCATCGTGCCCGGCCAGAGCAACAACCTCAGCCTGACCGTGCCGGTGGTGGGTGCCGATGGCCAGCCCGTCAACGGCGCCGACGGCAAGCAGCTGACCTTCAAATTCGAAACCACCGTGGGCGGCACCCCGGCCGTCAACGACAGCTACACCGTGTCGTTCAACGCCGACGGCAAATCCGACAACCGCAACGCCACGCAACTGCTGGCGCTGCAGACCAAGGCCACCGTCGGCGCCACGGCAGGCAACCCCGGCATGAGCTTCACCAGTGCCTACGCTTCGCTGGTGGAGCGGGTCGGCGCCAAGGCCAGCCAGGCCACGGTCGACACCAAAGCCACCGGTGCCGTCCTGACCCAGGCCAAGACCAATCGCGACTCGGTATCGGGCGTCAACCTGGACGATGAAGCGGCCTCCCTGGTGAAGTTCCAGCAGTACTACACGGCGTCCTCGCAGATCATCAAGGCTGCGCAGGAAACATTCAGCGTCCTGATCAACGCCCTTTAA
- a CDS encoding flagellar hook-associated protein 3: MRISTSQYFETSATGYSKNFSDTAKTQAQISSGNRIQSAGDDPVGAAKLLQLQQQSTLLTQYSGNMTSVTNSLTQEESVLDSITTALQRAQELTIQAGNGGLSDADRTSIASEIGEIEKNVLGLLNTKDSNGQYMFSGSKTSTPPYVQNSDGSYTYQGDQTQLSLQVSDTLQLATNDTGYGILETAVNTSRTQTSMTAPVDANGAVVDDGRVTVSDGRLESLTTYNKAFTDGQPYTLKFASSTQFTITSSKGLDVTSQVGGNGTFDPKANGGTTISLYGVEFDIDVAAKDSDLGTVSDADIAGRTFSLGSKPDSLSSTRNAANTSTAQLTSANVTNTDAYAAGFPAGGAVIKFTSNSEYEVYAQPLTDSSRAIGKGTVDAAASGSTITAAGVTFKLSGEAGAGDSFSVNANSHKTQNVLDTLHQLKTALEKPVTDAKSAQALKNATDSALGNLASANENIDISRGQIGARLNSLAIQNDENVSLALANKSTQSAIADTDFATASVTLSLQQTMLQASQLAFAKISQLSLFNKL; the protein is encoded by the coding sequence ATGCGAATTTCCACCTCTCAGTATTTCGAGACCAGCGCGACCGGCTATTCCAAGAATTTCTCGGACACCGCCAAGACCCAGGCGCAGATCAGCTCGGGCAACCGCATCCAGAGCGCCGGCGACGATCCGGTCGGTGCCGCCAAGCTGTTGCAGTTGCAGCAGCAGAGCACCTTGCTGACTCAGTACAGCGGCAACATGACCAGCGTTACCAATTCGCTGACCCAGGAAGAAAGTGTGCTCGACAGCATCACCACGGCGTTGCAGCGGGCGCAGGAGTTGACCATCCAGGCCGGTAACGGTGGCCTGAGCGACGCCGACCGTACTTCCATCGCCAGCGAAATCGGCGAGATCGAGAAAAACGTCCTGGGCCTGCTCAACACCAAGGACTCCAACGGCCAGTACATGTTCTCCGGTTCCAAGACCAGCACGCCGCCTTATGTGCAGAACAGCGACGGCAGCTACACCTATCAGGGCGACCAGACTCAGCTCAGCCTGCAGGTGTCCGACACCCTGCAACTGGCCACCAACGACACCGGCTACGGCATCCTCGAAACGGCGGTGAACACCAGCCGCACGCAGACCAGCATGACCGCTCCAGTGGATGCAAACGGCGCCGTGGTCGACGACGGCCGGGTGACGGTGTCCGATGGCCGCCTGGAATCCTTGACCACCTACAACAAGGCCTTTACCGACGGTCAGCCGTACACCCTCAAGTTCGCGAGCAGCACGCAGTTCACCATCACCAGCAGCAAAGGCCTGGACGTGACGTCGCAGGTCGGCGGCAACGGCACGTTCGACCCCAAGGCGAACGGCGGTACCACCATCAGCCTGTACGGTGTGGAGTTCGACATCGACGTGGCGGCCAAGGACAGCGACCTGGGCACCGTATCCGATGCCGACATCGCCGGGCGCACGTTCAGCCTAGGCAGCAAGCCGGACAGCCTCAGCTCGACGCGCAACGCGGCCAATACCTCCACGGCGCAGCTGACCAGCGCGAACGTGACCAATACCGATGCCTACGCGGCCGGTTTTCCAGCCGGTGGGGCGGTGATCAAGTTCACCAGCAACAGTGAATACGAGGTCTATGCCCAGCCGCTGACCGATTCCAGTCGGGCCATCGGCAAGGGTACGGTGGACGCCGCTGCCAGTGGCAGTACGATCACGGCTGCAGGGGTGACTTTCAAGCTTTCCGGTGAAGCGGGCGCGGGCGACAGCTTCAGCGTCAACGCCAACAGCCACAAGACCCAGAACGTGCTGGACACGCTGCACCAGCTCAAGACGGCCTTGGAGAAACCGGTGACGGACGCCAAGTCCGCGCAGGCGCTGAAGAATGCCACCGATTCGGCTTTGGGCAATCTGGCCAGTGCCAACGAGAATATCGACATCTCCCGCGGGCAGATCGGTGCGCGGCTCAATTCGCTGGCCATCCAGAACGACGAGAACGTCAGCCTGGCCCTGGCCAACAAGAGCACTCAGTCGGCGATCGCCGACACCGACTTCGCCACGGCGTCGGTCACCCTGAGCCTGCAACAGACCATGCTGCAGGCGTCGCAGCTGGCCTTCGCGAAGATCTCCCAGCTGAGTCTGTTCAACAAACTGTGA
- a CDS encoding ketoacyl-ACP synthase III yields MIGIKSIASYVPAEGLDNYAQGAKFAKDEDFIIGKIGSAFLPRKAAEQETSDLCVEAANALFASNPQLSRESIDALIVVTQNGDEEGLPHTAAIVQDKLGLGTHVAAFDISLGCSGYVYGIYALKGFMEAAGLKNGLLITADPYSKIVDPEDRNTTMLFGDAATATWMGEDAPWQLGKAKFGTDGSGAPHLKVTDGVFFMNGRQVFNFALLKVPAHLHELLDESGLTSADVDAYCIHQGSAAIVDAVARRFEEEPEKFIKDMVETGNTVSSSIPLLLEKHVLDSSWKRVALSGFGVGLSWGSALIYRP; encoded by the coding sequence ATGATTGGCATAAAAAGCATCGCGAGTTACGTGCCTGCCGAAGGCTTGGACAACTACGCCCAAGGTGCCAAATTCGCCAAGGATGAAGATTTCATCATCGGCAAGATCGGCTCGGCCTTCCTGCCGCGCAAGGCTGCCGAGCAGGAGACGTCCGACCTGTGCGTGGAGGCGGCCAATGCGCTGTTCGCCAGCAACCCGCAGTTGTCTCGCGAGTCCATCGACGCTCTGATCGTCGTCACCCAGAACGGGGACGAGGAAGGCTTGCCGCACACCGCCGCCATCGTCCAGGACAAGCTTGGCCTGGGGACCCACGTCGCAGCCTTCGACATCAGCCTGGGTTGCTCGGGCTATGTGTACGGCATCTATGCGCTCAAGGGCTTCATGGAAGCGGCCGGGCTGAAGAACGGCCTGCTGATCACCGCTGACCCGTACTCCAAGATCGTCGACCCCGAAGATCGCAACACCACCATGTTGTTTGGTGACGCGGCCACTGCAACCTGGATGGGCGAAGATGCGCCCTGGCAGTTGGGCAAGGCCAAGTTCGGCACCGACGGTTCCGGCGCGCCGCACCTGAAGGTCACCGATGGCGTGTTCTTCATGAACGGCCGTCAGGTGTTCAACTTCGCATTGCTCAAAGTGCCCGCGCACCTGCACGAGTTGCTCGACGAATCGGGGCTGACCAGTGCCGACGTCGATGCCTACTGCATCCACCAGGGCAGTGCGGCAATCGTCGACGCCGTGGCGCGACGGTTCGAGGAGGAGCCGGAGAAGTTCATCAAGGACATGGTCGAAACCGGAAATACCGTGTCCAGCAGCATTCCGTTGTTGCTGGAAAAACACGTACTGGATTCGTCCTGGAAACGAGTCGCCCTGAGCGGCTTCGGTGTCGGCCTGTCCTGGGGCTCGGCGCTTATCTACCGTCCCTGA